The Enterococcus rotai genome includes a window with the following:
- a CDS encoding AraC family transcriptional regulator, with protein MNIETIPSQRIFYIRRIGEYGTGNLKLMTTLKERLKQANLFNEDLVIYGIAWSGPNTPKEQCVYDVCVTVSASQKKIEGMEESVLESGKYAIYKVKHTKEAVQAFWMEWGQSDIQNKQSFVVDFDRPILERYRVKQIDTGYCEFCVPID; from the coding sequence ATGAACATTGAAACAATACCCAGCCAACGAATTTTTTATATAAGAAGAATTGGAGAATATGGTACTGGAAATTTGAAGCTGATGACAACCTTAAAAGAACGACTAAAACAAGCAAATCTGTTTAATGAGGATCTAGTTATTTATGGAATTGCCTGGAGTGGACCAAACACGCCGAAAGAACAATGCGTTTATGATGTTTGTGTAACTGTATCAGCAAGCCAGAAAAAGATTGAAGGAATGGAAGAATCTGTACTCGAAAGTGGTAAGTATGCGATTTATAAAGTAAAACATACTAAAGAAGCCGTTCAAGCTTTTTGGATGGAGTGGGGGCAATCAGATATTCAAAATAAACAATCATTTGTAGTTGATTTTGATCGTCCCATTTTAGAACGATATCGTGTAAAACAAATTGATACGGGGTACTGTGAGTTTTGTGTACCGATTGATTAA
- a CDS encoding DUF4947 domain-containing protein, with protein MKKTVLFYGVLVLLLGGCAAKSESDSASSSSVKEASVSSTTSESSTKEAESTTSTKKRKSKKVKTPSSTTESSKKETVKQTEANGQLFVPNPEEDDEEVYYESSGDGNISAFVPDYSQYDKEQVISKLGEPSQIITDSAAIRDRLEESEWQLIKEQFDLGKLTEGQAKAFMFATKDLSLAAAISMELELLVYDDQSKPNVYLSENSVKFITPMTDYIEFTGKINTI; from the coding sequence ATGAAAAAAACTGTATTATTTTATGGGGTATTGGTATTACTATTAGGAGGCTGTGCCGCAAAAAGTGAATCTGACTCTGCATCTAGCAGTTCAGTCAAAGAGGCAAGTGTATCCAGTACAACGAGTGAAAGCTCGACTAAGGAAGCGGAATCTACTACTAGTACAAAGAAGCGTAAATCAAAAAAAGTAAAGACACCTTCTAGTACAACTGAAAGTAGTAAGAAAGAAACAGTGAAACAAACAGAGGCAAATGGGCAGCTTTTTGTGCCTAATCCAGAAGAAGATGATGAAGAGGTTTATTATGAGTCATCAGGAGATGGGAACATATCAGCGTTTGTTCCAGATTATTCACAATATGATAAAGAACAAGTGATCAGCAAACTAGGGGAACCAAGTCAGATCATCACAGATAGTGCAGCGATTCGCGATCGATTGGAAGAGAGCGAATGGCAATTGATCAAGGAACAGTTTGATCTAGGTAAGTTAACTGAAGGACAAGCAAAAGCCTTTATGTTTGCTACGAAAGATTTATCATTAGCAGCAGCGATAAGTATGGAGCTAGAATTATTAGTGTACGATGATCAAAGCAAACCTAATGTTTATCTATCAGAAAATAGCGTTAAGTTTATTACACCAATGACAGACTATATTGAGTTTACTGGGAAAATCAATACTATATAA
- a CDS encoding MerR family transcriptional regulator: MLSIGDFSKVSQVTPKTLRYYDEINLLKPTSTDVKSGYRYYDVSQLETILLIKRLKEYTFSLEEIKQVLESKQDQELLQVTINKKKKEISQKMQSYSRLLERITDDLSILERGNKIMSYLNTIEVKLTEVPEMNLLYLRKQMNVNEYGRYIGELFGRLTAEKFTPTGPPLTIYHSPDFDPENTDMELAVPIVEQNEQTRTFPVSLCAVSTYTGPYTELSSVYSKILKWIEEQGYIMNGAPFEIYQTDPNTTAPDKNIVEIYFPVAL, encoded by the coding sequence ATGTTATCAATTGGTGATTTTTCAAAGGTTTCCCAGGTTACGCCCAAAACACTACGCTATTACGATGAAATCAACTTACTAAAACCAACGTCTACAGATGTTAAAAGTGGTTATCGTTATTATGATGTAAGTCAGCTTGAAACCATTCTTTTGATCAAGAGATTGAAAGAATATACATTTTCCTTAGAAGAAATTAAACAAGTTCTTGAAAGTAAACAGGATCAAGAACTGTTACAGGTAACGATCAATAAAAAGAAAAAGGAAATCAGCCAAAAGATGCAGAGTTATTCCCGATTATTGGAGCGTATCACTGATGATTTATCGATATTAGAAAGGGGAAATAAAATAATGTCTTATTTGAACACAATTGAAGTTAAACTTACAGAAGTACCAGAAATGAATCTTTTATATCTTAGAAAACAAATGAATGTCAATGAATATGGTCGCTATATAGGAGAACTGTTTGGTCGTCTGACTGCAGAAAAATTTACGCCCACAGGACCGCCACTAACAATTTACCATAGTCCAGATTTTGATCCAGAAAATACCGATATGGAATTAGCCGTACCGATTGTTGAACAAAATGAGCAAACGAGAACTTTTCCTGTGAGTCTATGCGCAGTGTCTACGTATACTGGTCCTTATACAGAATTATCTTCAGTATATAGCAAGATTTTAAAATGGATCGAAGAACAAGGGTACATAATGAATGGAGCACCATTTGAAATCTATCAAACAGATCCTAATACCACTGCACCTGATAAAAATATAGTTGAGATCTATTTTCCAGTAGCACTTTGA
- a CDS encoding TraX family protein: protein MNGNQLKLIMMGLMLLDHLVPLLPPQFSTPIHMLTRCVAVFFAFMAVEGFHYTSSRKKYLMRLYGWTAIMFTGNALINTLLIKEPMYYAYNNIFLTLAIGVTILTLIDFAIRIKEPFFKITSTLLVIILTLVTTLGLIPAEGGLVVIPFMLLSYFFRDNAKKRNISYLILAIPLIIMPLLGLPEYSFEMIKVQLEGNPEFLFLTVIPFIHLYNGQKGSNNPFFKYLFYVFYPLHIWVITLINWYLHS, encoded by the coding sequence ATGAACGGAAATCAATTGAAACTGATTATGATGGGCTTGATGCTACTTGATCATCTTGTTCCACTTTTACCACCACAATTCAGTACACCGATCCATATGTTGACCCGCTGCGTTGCTGTATTTTTTGCCTTTATGGCAGTAGAAGGCTTCCATTATACAAGCAGTCGAAAAAAATATTTAATGCGTCTTTACGGTTGGACTGCTATCATGTTTACAGGTAATGCTTTGATCAACACTCTGCTCATCAAAGAGCCGATGTATTATGCTTACAATAACATTTTTCTTACCTTAGCTATTGGTGTGACGATTTTAACACTAATCGATTTTGCTATACGAATAAAGGAACCTTTCTTTAAAATAACCTCAACACTTTTAGTAATTATTTTGACCTTGGTTACTACTTTAGGCTTGATTCCCGCAGAAGGCGGGCTTGTGGTTATACCATTTATGCTACTAAGTTATTTCTTCAGAGACAATGCGAAAAAAAGAAATATTTCTTATCTTATTTTGGCAATTCCTTTGATCATCATGCCTCTACTTGGTTTACCCGAATATTCTTTTGAGATGATCAAAGTACAGCTTGAAGGAAATCCAGAATTTCTATTTCTGACAGTCATTCCTTTTATTCATTTATATAACGGTCAAAAAGGCAGCAATAATCCGTTCTTTAAATATTTATTTTATGTATTCTATCCATTACATATTTGGGTGATTACATTAATCAACTGGTATTTGCATAGTTAA
- a CDS encoding helix-turn-helix domain-containing protein: MPPELLTIVLNDIEKNLDNSLTAECLANQVGYSVYYFYRQFSAAVGMSLSAYILNRRLKKVLYEIASGKKAIDTAFLYGFDTYAGFYKAFVKEYGCSPKRYLAIYKNELNEKKEREILLMNLNKHEIKTVLNNWLIDPVTTIEKCSTINGIQQEKMVWKIGSDAFLHHTMDRNGELKNIAIAEALAKQGFASSIPIPTINGQSFVENKALLVLKKGIKGSPLTVDTIFQKELYPIAYGTAIAQLHNAFIALEGQILCDPSNLFETVKKWALPDVENQVKQWNLAIPELFFNNYITIFSKLYTELPVQMIHRDPNFENILFLENKVNGFIDFDLVEQNIRLVDPCYCATSILSQMTSDRYDDWLPLLTLILKSYDQINPLTKAEKSAVFYVICGIQMICVTYFGDRDNDDLTFKKLAKANRDMLEFIVHKQKEIERIFD, encoded by the coding sequence ATGCCGCCAGAACTGTTGACTATAGTACTAAATGATATTGAAAAAAATCTGGATAACTCACTTACAGCCGAATGCTTAGCTAATCAAGTAGGTTATTCTGTCTATTATTTTTATCGACAATTTTCTGCTGCTGTCGGAATGTCTTTATCCGCATATATTTTAAATCGAAGATTAAAAAAAGTACTCTATGAAATTGCTTCTGGAAAAAAAGCGATCGATACAGCCTTTTTATATGGCTTTGATACCTACGCAGGCTTTTATAAAGCGTTTGTAAAAGAGTATGGTTGTTCTCCTAAACGGTATCTGGCAATTTACAAAAATGAACTTAATGAAAAAAAAGAGAGAGAGATTCTATTAATGAATTTAAATAAACACGAAATTAAAACGGTTTTAAACAATTGGCTGATCGATCCTGTGACAACCATTGAAAAATGCTCAACGATCAATGGGATTCAACAAGAAAAAATGGTTTGGAAAATAGGCTCTGATGCATTTTTACACCACACCATGGATCGCAACGGTGAGTTAAAAAATATTGCCATTGCTGAAGCTTTAGCCAAACAAGGATTTGCCTCCTCAATACCGATCCCAACAATCAACGGGCAGTCGTTCGTTGAGAATAAAGCTTTGTTGGTTCTGAAAAAAGGAATCAAAGGGTCGCCATTAACAGTCGATACTATTTTCCAAAAAGAGCTCTACCCAATTGCTTATGGCACAGCGATTGCTCAGTTGCATAACGCATTTATAGCGTTAGAAGGACAAATTTTATGCGATCCCTCTAATTTATTTGAAACAGTAAAAAAATGGGCTCTACCTGATGTAGAAAATCAGGTAAAGCAATGGAACTTAGCCATTCCAGAACTCTTTTTCAACAATTATATAACAATATTTAGCAAACTTTATACAGAACTCCCAGTCCAAATGATTCATCGTGATCCCAACTTCGAGAATATTTTATTTTTAGAGAATAAAGTCAATGGCTTTATTGATTTCGACTTAGTTGAACAGAATATTCGTTTGGTTGATCCTTGCTATTGCGCAACGAGCATCTTAAGCCAAATGACCTCAGACCGTTATGATGACTGGTTGCCGCTCCTCACATTGATTTTGAAAAGTTACGACCAAATAAATCCATTAACAAAAGCTGAAAAATCTGCTGTATTTTACGTTATTTGTGGGATTCAAATGATTTGTGTAACCTATTTTGGTGATAGAGATAATGATGATCTGACGTTTAAAAAACTAGCCAAAGCAAATCGCGATATGTTGGAATTTATTGTCCACAAACAAAAAGAAATCGAAAGAATTTTTGACTAA